GTTTCATATCCAGGGGGAGTGTATTatctagtctcgtgcccaacCGGgccgagcccggctgggcacgagattTAAGTAGCGCTTAAAGCGCGTCCCCTGTCCGAGATTGTTTGGATGCCAATTTAACGCGCAAGCGCCTGAATTGTTGTTGCTTCAAACTAATAGAATACAGACACCAGTGCGATGTCACAGGGGATATTTAAGAGACTAAAGCAGTTTGATGCTTACCCGAAGACCTTAGAGGATTTTAGGATCAAGACGTATGGGGGTGCTACGAGTGAGCGTACAAACTTGTCGTATATGCTCATGTTTATGTACAATTGAACAAGCAACATGTGTCCCTGTTGTATTATCCCCGTGTATTATGTCTTGGTGATGCAACTGTATACTTATATACCTGCTAGTTGTCTTAAATATATTAAAGGGAAAGTGTTTTCATTGCATATATTATTTTACAGTTACCGTAGTGAGTGGTATCATAATGTTCCTGCTATTTGCATCAGAGTTTGGATACTATCTAACCACTGAGGTGTGTTTGTATTGTTACCGTGTTGATGGTGTTGTTATTTGTTGTCACCCAGGTTACACCAGAGTTGTTTGTGGACACCACACGAGGAGAAAAACTTCGAATTAACATGGACGTTACTTTACTTCATATTCCATGTTCTTGTAAGCAAACTGTTGTAATTGTGTGTAGTTGTGGTGATTCAAGTGATTGTGGTATGTGTTTGGTTTAGATCTTAGTATTGATGCAATGGATGTTTCTGGCGAGCAAcaggtgtgtgtttgtgtgtgtattgcATGCTCATTATCTTCTTGTGTTCATAGTTGGATGTGGCACAGAACATAGTCAAAGAGAGACTAAACCAGGATGGAAATGTTATCGAAGGCACAGAAGTAGCTGCaggtacacacactacactacttcACACCAACGTAATTATATCATCACTCATCGTACAGTGGTAGGGGGCAAGTCAACTAATGACTCCACGCAAGACTCTAATGAGGTAACAATGACGTTATTATGACTTTGCATGTCATGTTGCTATGACACTACTAGTGTGGCAGCTGTTATGGAGCTGAGACACCAGAACTGAAGTATGTGTGCGTGTAGTATGTGTTAGTGTGGGTATAGAAGGGCTATCTATGTATTGGATATAATATGGCTCTTGTAATGCCAGGTTAAGTATAAATTTACAGAAAATAGTTTTGTGTTTATAGGCATGCTATGAAACTCCTGTTTTTACCACTTCATGTCTTGCGTAAAAAAATGTACAAATTTTGTCTTGAGTCAGCAGGCTCACTGTTACAATGTAAATTTATTTGTCTTTCCAGTTCTATCTCCATTTATATATCTTATGTACCTCTGTCTGAAGAAAAACTCTCTTATTACAAAGAACTAGCTTGTTCTTATTTTAGAGAATACTGTGGGGATAAACTTACTAtcaataagcaaatgattcaatGCATATATTTGGTCCTGTGCTCTGTGCACCCTCAAATGTAGGTGGCTCTGATAGCTTGTTAATGTAATGTATGTTGTAGAGAGTAGGACCAATGACAACCTGTACACAATACTGGCCTATGTACCTAAATGTTTCTACCCCAGTATATGTGTAGATCAAAGAAAGTAATAAACAGTGTTTGTGTATCCATGATTTATTTATCTTTTGTTTTAATTCCCTTAACCAATCACAGGTGCTGTAATACTTGCGAAGATGTCCGGGAAGCATATCGCCGGAAGGGATGGGCATTTAACCTACCTGATGGTATTGTGCAGTGTGAACGAGAAGGATGGACAGAGAAGATACGATCACAGAAAGACGAGGGCTGTAGGGTGAAAGGCTACGTTGAAGTCAGCAAGGTAATCATGTTAGGTCACACTATTACATTGATGTCACTATTTCACTGATACACAGGTGGCTGGAAATTTTCATTTTGCTCCAGGCAAGAGCTTTCAACAGCACCATGTTCATGGTAAGAACAAAAGTTCTTGTGTGCATTATGCTGTATAGCAGGTGTTAGGAACAAGGTAATATTTTTGTGACTCGGGTATGGAAATGATTGTATACAAGTGTTGTGTAAGTTAAGTGGTACAGAGATCTCTCACCAATATAAAATTGGCTGCTTTACAGAAGTGGACCCTGCATGTAAAATCTGCTATACAGCAATACATTTTTTGTTGGTTTAGATCCAACCACTTTTTTTTGTTTCCTCTTGGCtactttttgtttgtttgtattacTTGTGTTTATTTTTGTAGTGCATGACCTACAGCCATTTGGGACAACTCAAGTAAGCAATGCAATTAGGTTGATAAGACgttaatgatttgtttattCCTTTCTTAGTTCAATACATCCCATATTATACATCGGTTGTCATTTGGTGAAGACTACCCTGGGATAGTTAACCCTTTGGATGGTTATCGAGAAATTAGCTTGCAGCAAAGCATCATGTATCAGTATTTTGTGAAGATCGTCCCAACAGTCTATCGACCCCTTTCAGGCGAGTTAGTCAAGTCAAACCAGTTTTCTGTTACTAAGCATCAACGGAGGACTAACCCAGCAGCAGGAGAAACGGGTTTGCCAGGAGTATTCATCCTGTATGACCTGTCTCCATTACTGGTTCAACTGACTGAACACAGAAGGTGAGCCCTCTAAACAGTGAACACTATAGGACCAAGGACTTTAGTTACTTTGTTATACAAAGTGTAACCTAACCCCCCTTAAAAATTTTATCTTTAATTTTCTACCTTACTAACAAAACTTTCAGCTACCCATAACATGTACTATTGTGTACCCTAATTTCTTTTACCAGATCATTTGCCCACTTTTTAACTGGAATTTGTGCCATCATTGGTGGAGTGTTCACAGTGGCTGGCATGATTGACTCAATGGTGTATCACTCAGCAAAGGCATTACAGAAGAAAATCGAACTTGGCAAAGCATCCTAGCATTATGTGTCTTTCATAGGCATTAATATCACCATCATTAGCACTATAGTGCTTTACTACTGGTAGTGACTATTTTGTACACAATTACATGTTGTTTTAATAAAAAGAACTATTTATTATATATGTGGTAGTTTATACAAGCATGTATCACTGGAATGGAGTTGGCTGTTCAGTCATCATCTTCGTGTCACTGTGTATAGAATGGAGATCATAAATTACAGTTCTTCACACCAGAAGAGGTTGGTCATGTACTTGGGAACATACAGTCCTTTAACAGAAAATGGCTGAATGGTTTCTAAGGGCTATGGCATGGATCTAATGCTTGCTGGTATCGCATTATTTTGATGTTTGGGGTCTAAAATTTCTTTGAGATTGTGAAACTTTGCTGACACAAGACCAACCTCCTGTGGTTTTCATACCTTAGATTGTTTTACTGTCAGGGAGCTGTCTTCCAGCTGCTGGAGGTGACTAAGAGTCTGCAAAGACAGGAAAGTCTTTAAAACAACACCCTACCTTTGTGAAAGGGTATGTACATTTTATCTCTAAAATCAGGCTCTCCTTTAAACCCACATAGAACTTTTGGGGAACATGTAATACGGGTATGTATTTATCTCCTATAGCCTAAAAACTACACATTGACTGAAAGTTTGTTCACTGGGATAATTGGAGAAGTTAACACTGCAAAACAACAGCAACTCACATTTCTGTGTTTCAAAATTCATTGTTGCCACACGTTTACtgtaatttcaattgtgggtttaatcacgCGGGTCATATACGACCTGAAATAATAGCTTAATGGTGAAGCAACCAGAAGTTGCTGCATATTGACAGGAACAACCACCATTGAGTTATGGAGTCAACAGTAATTTTAcaaagggtttgcgtgtttccttaccaaaagTTACTTACACAGCTGGTTTTGGCTTTAGCATTTTATCAATGCTAGGCGTCCCCTTAATCCTTggtacatcacaagtagaatgacataaactGCGCAGCCATAGGACGTACGCTTTGAAAGCAACACCTCTTTGTGTGAGGCATGCGTGTTTATTAAGTTTAGATCCTACAAGTAGACAAAAAAAttggagttttcaactagagtagggactgtaacacatcgataaaagtactgaaacaaactggagtagtgcacaacaataaaacaataagaactgttacatccctactgtgctcttccTTATGataccttgagcacagtagggatataacacttcttattgatttactgtaatttaatattgtgcactactccaacttatttcagtacttttttcgatgtgttatggtccctaatctagttgaaaattgcaatttttttgtgtacttgtttattaacttttcttggaaaataaaattattatgactggtgaacccatgcatactgcatcaaaagaaagaaatggtgccgcactaGAGCTATCAATTATAGTCTgaaaagtatccattatgcttcgttgtcagctatgttcaacccattacacagtggtatgaatcaagaactgttcaaaatgcacctctgcaatcaaagtagccactatgaaaaatacggacgatttctgttgtgaagggaagccatcatgtgctaccaccaaatcgagtcaggaaaaagtgaggctggtttttgggtgatgtttcttCATGGGCCACCCCCACATCTTtccccactatacagtactattgtattgtatgacgCAGGTTTAAGGGATAATAGAACTAACTGAAAAACAggtgaattatacatatatgtcACTACAATGTAATATTACAGCCGAGATACACTATTCTGCAGAAAGCAGATTGACAACTCTTAACCCAGGCttttgtttgtgttttatactgTGCAACCAGAACATTTTAAACTTTACTCACTACGGTTGAATACCCTTATACTACATACACCATTACACTACATTTCAGATGCGTATCTTACAGCATTCAACGATGATAGACGTTGTTCAAGTCTCTTACAAGTCACTCCtacacctacaaaaacacaTTGTCATTGAATGGTAGACCACTGGTCATCCACTTACCATTCAATGGTAATGGCTCAGGGGTAACGTAGGGTCGGAACTCTTCTTCAAACAAATGAGAATAAGTTGCTAGATGTTGCTCTAATGTTCCCAGCATAACAGGGAAAGATTTTGACTTGGTAGTGACGGCTTGAAGGTTCTTTTGACTAACAGGGCTATCCTGATAACAATAGAAGTATTTGTTATATGTCTTCCATGTCAAGGGACACATACTAGCTTCTCCCGGACTTCTTGAAGTTGCTGTACAAGCTGTAGATGTTGGCGTTCTAATTGTACTAGCGTCGGAGCCCTTTGCCTAATAAAGGAATTAATGGTGAAGTATTACTAGAGGACTTACTTGTGGCTTGCTTTggattgctgctgctgttgtacTCGTATAGTAGGTGGTATTAGTGATATTGAAGAGGGTAGAAACTCATTGAGGTCACCACGTGAACAGATACGGTCAGCTGCTATGCACGCTTTAGCAACTTCATTGTCTAAGCTGTTTAAGAAGTGAAGAACATACAGCTACTTGCTGCACTTACTCTACTGTGGATGTTGACACTAAACTGAATAAAGTTTGAAGGAAAGCAAGTTGCTTCTTGTTAGTTGTACCCTGTATGTAATATAAACCACACAGTGAAGCAAGTACATCCACACACAAATAccagtcatgcctacccagtggaTGTTCATGCACTACTAGGGTGTTGAATCAGTGCAGGAAAATCTCTCCTGTGGCAGGACTAGTAGGGCTACAGAAGGCTGTACCGTAGGTGAAGGTGTTGGTACCTGAAATTTTCACCTGGATCCCACCTGTTATGTCAGACATGCATTTGCTTTGAAAGGAGATTTAGCAGAATCATCGTTTCCAGAATATGGACAACCTAAGAGCACACTATAAGTAGCAGGATTCCCCCCTACCAATCAGCTTAACTTAATGTACAACTCACCACAGTTGTTGGAACCCCATGTTCTGTGGAACACAGATTTTTCATCCAGGTACAGTATATAGTCTAACTTGCACCATGAACACAATATGAGCAATAATTATCCACTATCAAATCTTCCTTGACTGCAGCTCCATCCATCAGTCACCAAGCAACACACTGCACATTGAagcacatgttactagaagCACTTAGCCAAAGTACAATGATAGAGTATCATTCTAGAATGCTCAACATTCTCACATTTAATGTCACTAGTACTAATTGTCACATTGTTAATGCTGACTAGGTGCTTCTAGTAATGTGGCTTCAAATACAGAAGGTAACTGATTGATAGGATCTGACTGATGGGGATACCATCTAAGAATAGCAGGAAGAATTAGCAATGGATGGTCATGCCTCACATTGTGTCCATGGTGCTAAGCTGCAAGTTATGTGCTGCAACTGAATAAGAATCGATGCTCCAAAGAACATGCACTTAATTCAATTGTTGTGaatttttgttgtatttaacaGTAGTAGCTAACCAGTAGGAGATCTTATATAGCTGTCCAAAACGATTCTAGTGTTTCTGCCAATTCTACCATTATCTCCTTTACCCCAGTTAGCACCCAAGTGTTGAAAAGAAACAACGGCAACCAAGCATCACTGGGCAGCAAACCTGGAACCTCATGGTTACAGGGCCAATGCTCGCTGTGCTGCcccatgcacgcacacacacacacacactatgtatGCACAGATTACCTTTACTAAAGCAATATCATCTTCCTTGCATAGTCCAAGTGTAGCAAACACTTTAGTTAACTCTATAAGGATAACAACCATAGCTAATGGACTACTCTTAATACCCCCAACACAACACTTACTAGTTGTATCTACCTTGCAGTATTCCACCAGTTCTGGATGCATACTACAAATTGAAGTACAAAAGTGGTAAGCCTAGTGTGGTTGTGATCCTGTTCACACTATCCTGGGTTAGCCAGAGTGTTTTTTCAACTCGGATtggcacttgttcacactactgcatgACACAAGCTCGATAGTGCAAGCGCCGAATAATAATTAAGCTAAAACAAGCACACAAGCCTTTGATTATTTAGGTGCTTAATAAAAAGGCACTAGAATTGTAGTGAGAAAGCGTaaaaaccagctgaaataagttGTACAGTGTTATAGCtgccatgtttaagctagtggGTTCTCCTTTCGCCAGGAATATTAACGCGTCATTTGAGCATAGCTGTCACAAAGTCTACCAGAACTAAGGTACATCGTAGCCATTTTGAAGAGCAGTTTTAGAATATACTTGCTGTGTGGCTAACAGAAGcaagttatattgttaaccTGAGTTGGCCAGCTCGGAATGTGTTCACACTGAAACCTATCCCAGGCCAACCCACCTCTCCTTGTCGGACCCGGTTTGGCATGGCTCAATTGATTCACACTGCAATTTATTTCAAGCCGTGCTGAGCTTTACCCAGGTTAGAAGGTAGTGTGAACAGGGTGTTACATACACAAGTCAGGATTGGATTAATCCATAAAACAGTGTTTGTACAGCGAAACCTCATCAATAAGGCAACCTTCAGGATCAAATATATGGCATCATAATAAAGAGGTCTTATCAAAGAACTGAGGTGTACAACATATTTGGTTATCTTGTTAACTTTGTGGTAAATTTAGCGGCTGAAATATATTGTACCACGTGACCAACAACATGAAAGCATTGATAAAGGAAAATTCAGTCAACAGTGGTTTACGCTAACCTTTCTATGCACCATAGCAATATTCTGTTTCGAGCTGCTCCTGGTTTGAGTAATACACTAAGATCTCCAGTAAAGTACGGACAATTCAGGCTCTGGATACAAAAGCCTACTCAATACAACCTATTTTATACCGTTTATCTCACCAGTAAAGTGTTTAGCAGTTTGTCTTCTTTGGTTTGTCTCGTTGAGGCAGAAAACGAGACCTCTCTCGATACGTCACGTGACATGTTGCCCTCTCCAATTAAACAATTACACGCATTTAACTGTACTGTCCATGTACCAGCGATGTTGTAGTCTGTCAAATGACTAATTTTTGTAATGGTAAAAGGATGATAAACGCCCGAGTTTAAACAATGCCCGAAAACTTTTCACACGTCACGCCCACGTAGACCAAGCCTATTTCAGTTGTTCCCGGCGATCATTGCTGGTAGTTTGTGTGCGCTAATGTCAGCAAAGAGAAAGAACGCTAAATACTCCAAGAAAATCAAAACCGATAAGGAATCGAGCGGCCGTGAAGACGGGGAGTCTGTTACGGGGATTTTAGTTGTCGGCGACTCGGGGAAGATGGAGACTAACAAATATGTGATCTATAACACCGGAAATTACTCAGAGGTCTCAGCTGACAAGGCTACCGGCTCTTTGGAAGAAGCAGACAAGACGGTAGAGGTAACGGCGATAGCCGAGAAGCAAAACGACTTGTCGGAGAAGGATGATGGCGCAGACCGCAACAACTTGAGCAGCTCAAGCGCGGAGAGCTCTCCCCGAGAAAAATCAGTCTTCTGCATTTGCCGAGGTCCAGAGAGCAGTTTCATGATTCAGTGCGATCAGTGTAAAGAGTGGTACCACTGCCAGTGCATTGGGATGACCAAACGAAAAGCCAAAACGATCGAGACATATATCTGCGACAGTTGCTCTGGTGTGAAATCTTCCAGCAGCTTAGCCGCAAAGATTCTTAAAGAGGAATCATTCGTGCCAAAGAAAGGGAACAACTGTGGTGAGTGTGCGGCTTGCTTGCGTGAGACAGACTGCGGAAAATGCGTCAACTGCAAAGACATGGTGAAATTCGGAGGTGAGGGTCGTAAGAAGCAGAAGTGCATGGAGCGAAGGTGCATCGCGCCTTACGTGAAGGCGTTGCTTTCCACCAAGAAGACTACCAGTACTGTAACACCTCCAAATAATGATGAAGAGGATAATGATGAACCATGTAACATTCGCAAGTTGTCCCTTCGAAAGAGAGTAGCCAAACCTGTCAAGGCTCCTTGTGGTGATTGTACTGGCTGCCTTAACACAGAGAATTGTGAGGTGTGTCAGTATTGCCTTGATATGAAGCAGTATGGTGGCCCAGGCAAGAAGAAGCGAAGGTGCATCAAAAGAACGTGTCTGTTGCAGCTATCCAGTCTCCTTGATGAAACCCTAATGGCATCCAGCAAGCAGGACAAGCCTCCACCAGCTAAGCAACGTCGCATTAGCAGCAGTGACCCAGAAAATGAAGTGACGTTCTCACCTAGACTATTGCAGTAAGTGAAAAATGTTATTTGGATTTTTTTAGATTTTCTATTCTGAAATGTAAGTGCAGTGTCTTTGTTTTAGGGCAAAGAAACAAGATGAAGATGTTGATGTGGAGGAGCAGCAGCAGCCAACAAGTGGTAGTGGTGGTGGCAGTAGCGGTAGCTCGGAGGAAACTAGCAGCACCTCCCAAACATGCAACAATTGTGCAGGGAAATTTGTGAACACCAATGCCAAGTTTTGTCACAACTGTGGAACACACCGACAGTATGTTGATATGGCTTTAATTTTCTCTAATAGAATGACCATTATTTGTTCAGTGACTCTAAACGTTTGACACACACTGTAAAATTGTTGTGGGGATGTGGAAAGCAATTCTCTGGCTTGAGACCTAGCTATAGGCATGTGTGTGTTATGCATTTGTAATAGTGTGGCTGGACAATATTGTACTTTATTTTGTTCACAGGGGTTATCAGCAAACACAAGCAGTTATCATAACTGCTTCACCAACTTCACTAGCGGGTAAACTAGGTTTGAGTGAGGCCGACCAACTTATTCTGGAGACACAACAACTTAGCCAGGTGAGCAGATAACTTGTCTTCATCAATAGTAATTtattttttttgctttgcttGTTCCACCCAGCTACTCCAGATAAAGTGCCAACAACTTCAGCAAATGCTGCAGACTAAGGCTAACCGGATTGAAGAACTTACAAGTAATCTCAATGAGAGAGAATCAACGATTAAAAATCTTAGTACCAAAATTGAACAACTTTCTAAGATTTTTTAAGCACTGCTTTATTATGTTTATTACAAAGATAGTACTTATGAGTGAAAATGTGTGTAAAGTATATTTTTTACATAACTGCTTAAATTTGTGCATGGAGGTGTTT
The nucleotide sequence above comes from Dysidea avara chromosome 3, odDysAvar1.4, whole genome shotgun sequence. Encoded proteins:
- the LOC136249828 gene encoding endoplasmic reticulum-Golgi intermediate compartment protein 3-like encodes the protein MSQGIFKRLKQFDAYPKTLEDFRIKTYGGATITVVSGIIMFLLFASEFGYYLTTEVTPELFVDTTRGEKLRINMDVTLLHIPCSYLSIDAMDVSGEQQLDVAQNIVKERLNQDGNVIEGTEVAAVVGGKSTNDSTQDSNECGSCYGAETPELKCCNTCEDVREAYRRKGWAFNLPDGIVQCEREGWTEKIRSQKDEGCRVKGYVEVSKVAGNFHFAPGKSFQQHHVHVHDLQPFGTTQFNTSHIIHRLSFGEDYPGIVNPLDGYREISLQQSIMYQYFVKIVPTVYRPLSGELVKSNQFSVTKHQRRTNPAAGETGLPGVFILYDLSPLLVQLTEHRRSFAHFLTGICAIIGGVFTVAGMIDSMVYHSAKALQKKIELGKAS
- the LOC136249829 gene encoding uncharacterized protein, with amino-acid sequence MSRDVSREVSFSASTRQTKEDKLLNTLLSLNCPYFTGDLSVLLKPGAARNRILLWCIESMHPELVEYCKVDTTKLTKVFATLGLCKEDDIALVKGTTNKKQLAFLQTLFSLVSTSTVDLDNEVAKACIAADRICSRGDLNEFLPSSISLIPPTIRVQQQQQSKASHKQRAPTLVQLERQHLQLVQQLQEVREKLDSPVSQKNLQAVTTKSKSFPVMLGTLEQHLATYSHLFEEEFRPYVTPEPLPLNGVGVTCKRLEQRLSSLNATLSHLQQLEDSSLTVKQSK
- the LOC136249827 gene encoding CXXC-type zinc finger protein 1-like gives rise to the protein MSAKRKNAKYSKKIKTDKESSGREDGESVTGILVVGDSGKMETNKYVIYNTGNYSEVSADKATGSLEEADKTVEVTAIAEKQNDLSEKDDGADRNNLSSSSAESSPREKSVFCICRGPESSFMIQCDQCKEWYHCQCIGMTKRKAKTIETYICDSCSGVKSSSSLAAKILKEESFVPKKGNNCGECAACLRETDCGKCVNCKDMVKFGGEGRKKQKCMERRCIAPYVKALLSTKKTTSTVTPPNNDEEDNDEPCNIRKLSLRKRVAKPVKAPCGDCTGCLNTENCEVCQYCLDMKQYGGPGKKKRRCIKRTCLLQLSSLLDETLMASSKQDKPPPAKQRRISSSDPENEVTFSPRLLQAKKQDEDVDVEEQQQPTSGSGGGSSGSSEETSSTSQTCNNCAGKFVNTNAKFCHNCGTHRQGYQQTQAVIITASPTSLAGKLGLSEADQLILETQQLSQLLQIKCQQLQQMLQTKANRIEELTSNLNERESTIKNLSTKIEQLSKIF